From the Neoarius graeffei isolate fNeoGra1 chromosome 1, fNeoGra1.pri, whole genome shotgun sequence genome, one window contains:
- the LOC132885245 gene encoding E3 ubiquitin-protein ligase TRIM39-like, which translates to MQRRYFSGDSSSLLSEEQLLCSICLDVFTDPVTTPCGHNFCKSCLTQCWEKSQHCHCPLCKEKFTKKPELKINTTLREVADLFKKKRGPDKPEVLCDACTGEKLKALKSCLDCGLTFCKTHLEPHNHVSKLKKHKLINPVENLEDYICQKHERPLELFCRDDQTCVCQFCTEGDHKNHNTVPIEEESGERKTQLGKTQTDVQQMIEDRLKKIQEIKHSVKLSKRSTEKEKADSVEVFTALIRSIERSQAELLEVMEEKQKAAERQAEGLIKELEQEITVLKRRDTELEQLSHTEEHLHLLQIYSSMCSPPHTKNWTEISINTDLSGDTVRTALSQLQQTLNEKLTKTLDDKLKEAELKRIQQYAVDVTLDPDTAQPNLILSADGKQVTDGDKRQNLPDTPQRFDPCACVLGKQSFSSGRFYYEVQVRGKTAWTLGVVRENINRKGTITLEPQNGLWTVGLRNENQYKACADASVPLTLREKLETVGVFVDYEEGLVSFYDVKSRSHIYSFTGQSFTEKLYPYFCPYLNEGGKNSAPLIISPVLNTE; encoded by the exons ATGCAGAGGCGATACT tttctggtgactccagcagtCTCCTGTCTGAAGAGCAGCTGCTGTGTTCGATCTGTCTGGATGTGTTCACTGATCCAGTCACCACTCCATGTGGACACAACTTCTGTAAGAGCTGCCTTACACAGTGCTGGGAGAAGAGTCAACACTGTCACTGTCCATTATGTAAAGAGAAATTCACCAAGAAACCTGAACTGAAGATTAATACAACACTGAGAGAGGTTGCAGATCTCTTCAAGAAGAAACGTGGTCCTGACAAACCTGAGGTTCTTTGTGATGCCTGCACTGGAGAGAAGCTGAAGGCCCTGAAATCCTGTCTGGATTGTGGACTGACTTTCTGTAAAACTCATTTAGAGCCTCATAATCATGTTTCCAAACTTAAGAAACACAAACTAATAAACCctgtggagaacctggaggactacATATGCCAGAAACATGAGAGACCGCTGGAGCTGTTCTGTAGAGATGATCAGacgtgtgtgtgtcagttctgcACTGAAGGAGACCACAAGAATCACAACACTGTTCCTATAGAGGAGGAGAGCGGAGAGAGGAAG ACTCAGCTGGGGAAAACACAGACAGATGTGCAGCAGATGATTGAGGATCGACTGAAGAAGATACAAGAGATCAAACACTCAGTCAAGCTCAGCAAA AGAAgcacagagaaagagaaagcagACAGTGTTGAAGTCTTCACTGCTCTGATTCGCTCCATTGAGAGAAGTCAGGCTGAGCTGCTCGAAGTGATGGAGGAGAAGCAGAAAGCAGCAGAGAGGCAGGCTGAAGGACTCATTAAAGAGCTGGAGCAGGAAATCACTGTGCTAAAGAGGAGagacactgagctggagcagctctcACACACTGAGGAGCATCTCCACCTCCTACAG ATTTACTCCTCCATGTGCAGCCCTCCACACACCAAGAACTGGACTGAGATCAGTATTAACACTGATCTGAGTGGGGACACTGTGAGGACAGCTCTGTCTCAGCTTCAGCAGACTCTGAATGAGAAACTCACTAAAACACTCGATGACAAGTTAAAGGAAGCAG AACTGAAGAGGATTCAGCAGTATGCAG tgGATGTGACTCTGGACCCTGATACAGCTCAACCCAATCTCATCCTGTCTGCTGATGGAAAACAAGTGACAGATGGAGACAAACGGCAGAATCTCCCTGATACACCACAGAGGTTTGATCCGTGTGCCTGTGTTCTGGGAAAGCAGAGTTTCTCCTCAGGGAGATTTTATTATGAGGTGCAGGTCAGAGGGAAAACTGCGTGGACATTAGGAGTTGTGAGAGAGAACATTAACAGGAAGGGGACGATTACACTGGAACCTCAGAATGGATTGTGGACTGTGGGACTGAGGAATGAGAATCAGTATAAGGCTTGTGCTGATGCCTCTGTCCCCCTCACACTGAGAGAGAAGCTGGAGACGGTGGGGGTGTTTGTGGATTATGAGGAGGGTCTGGTCTCCTTTTATGATGTGAAGTCCAGATCTCATATCTACTCTTTCACTGGTCAGTCTTTCACTGAGAAACTCTATCCATACTTCTGTCCTTATTTAAATGAAGGAGGTAAAAATTCAGCCCCACTGATCATCTCTCCTGTATTAAACACTGAATGA